One window of Salegentibacter sp. Hel_I_6 genomic DNA carries:
- a CDS encoding PepSY domain-containing protein yields MQKKAKNKGLKKWIAKLHLWLGLGSGLIVFIVAVTGCIFVFHDEIKDFTRDYRKVTPEVSTFVAPSKLQNKTKSLFPEAQPGMVVYQGRDRSAFVYAVIEEVPYHIYFNPYSAEFLQKENLEDDFFLIVEDLHMHLWLPEKIGKQVVGISTLIFVFMLISGIVLWWPKKRKNFKKRLQIRWDAKWRRVNYDWHSITGLYISSLALFIAIMGLSFSYEWMNHGLYDLANLYQEKPEDQLNIQIEDAGFSENAMDIALVETLRKRPEDEMFFVWEQGGSAPITTGSYPAAMDYDHQSNFYFHPETGELLKDHEYSSKSAGMKLQEMTFGLHTGQYFGITGKIIAFFVSLFVAALPVSGFIIWFGRRNKNKKPKPARIP; encoded by the coding sequence ATGCAGAAAAAAGCAAAAAATAAAGGTTTAAAGAAGTGGATTGCTAAACTTCATTTATGGCTGGGACTTGGTTCCGGTCTTATTGTTTTTATAGTGGCGGTTACCGGCTGCATTTTTGTTTTTCACGACGAGATTAAAGATTTTACTCGCGATTATCGCAAGGTCACTCCTGAAGTCTCAACATTTGTAGCGCCTTCAAAACTTCAGAATAAAACAAAATCGCTTTTTCCTGAAGCCCAGCCGGGAATGGTAGTTTACCAGGGCAGGGACCGTTCAGCTTTTGTGTACGCTGTGATAGAAGAGGTACCATACCATATTTATTTCAATCCTTATTCTGCGGAATTTCTTCAGAAGGAAAATCTGGAAGACGATTTCTTTCTTATTGTAGAAGATCTACATATGCATCTTTGGCTTCCGGAGAAAATAGGAAAACAGGTAGTAGGAATTTCTACATTAATTTTCGTTTTTATGCTTATTTCTGGAATAGTGCTCTGGTGGCCAAAAAAGCGAAAAAACTTCAAGAAACGTCTTCAAATAAGATGGGATGCTAAATGGCGCCGTGTAAATTACGATTGGCATAGCATCACCGGATTATATATTTCATCTCTGGCCTTATTTATAGCCATTATGGGACTTAGTTTTTCTTATGAATGGATGAATCACGGGCTTTATGATCTAGCCAATTTATACCAGGAAAAGCCTGAAGATCAATTAAACATTCAGATTGAGGATGCTGGGTTTTCTGAAAATGCAATGGATATTGCTTTAGTAGAAACCTTAAGGAAAAGACCTGAAGACGAAATGTTTTTTGTTTGGGAGCAGGGCGGAAGTGCGCCAATCACGACAGGCTCATATCCCGCTGCTATGGATTACGACCATCAATCTAATTTCTATTTTCACCCTGAAACCGGGGAATTATTAAAAGATCACGAGTATTCCAGTAAAAGTGCCGGGATGAAATTACAGGAGATGACCTTTGGGTTGCATACCGGACAGTATTTTGGAATAACAGGCAAGATTATAGCGTTTTTTGTCAGTCTTTTTGTAGCAGCGCTTCCCGTTAGCGGATTTATAATTTGGTTTGGCAGAAGAAATAAAAATAAAAAACCAAAGCCCGCCAGAATTCCATAA
- a CDS encoding DUF2490 domain-containing protein: protein MKKIIFFLCFLFLSLSSQAQEITEESPAGLYDKEFRHSTGLWTGLYTKYRLTENLFYYGEYHFRRRTNFIEDMAQVYLRFGLTYLLNPRVEITAGVVTPFYWAPEQDLPNQDNIVPQYRLWQQLVLVQPFDRLKLYHQFRFEQRWRREYLEGSEFVLSNRFRYKITAYYPLNNYKLLNNTLFLSFYEEVFLQAGKRVTYDYLEDNRMFLGLGYKLNENIQFQAGYMWTFRYDGGPNNFEHRHIPRISVYHNLDFHRMRIEKQKEKIRVLENEF, encoded by the coding sequence ATGAAAAAAATAATATTCTTTTTATGCTTTCTTTTCCTAAGTCTTTCCTCCCAAGCTCAGGAAATTACTGAAGAATCTCCTGCTGGCCTATATGATAAGGAATTTAGACATTCCACGGGTTTATGGACAGGGCTCTATACCAAATACCGCCTAACAGAAAACCTTTTCTACTACGGGGAATATCATTTTAGACGGCGTACCAATTTTATAGAAGATATGGCCCAGGTTTATTTAAGATTTGGACTAACCTATCTGCTAAACCCACGGGTAGAGATAACCGCTGGTGTTGTCACCCCATTTTACTGGGCTCCAGAGCAGGATCTACCTAATCAGGACAATATTGTCCCTCAATATAGATTATGGCAGCAACTGGTTTTAGTACAACCTTTTGACCGTTTAAAATTATATCATCAATTTAGGTTTGAACAGCGTTGGAGAAGAGAATATTTAGAAGGTTCAGAATTTGTCTTGTCTAACAGGTTTAGGTACAAGATTACGGCCTATTATCCGCTTAATAATTATAAGCTTCTAAATAATACTTTATTTCTTTCCTTCTATGAAGAAGTATTTCTACAGGCAGGAAAGAGGGTTACTTATGATTACCTTGAAGATAACCGAATGTTCCTTGGTCTTGGATATAAATTAAATGAGAACATACAATTTCAGGCAGGTTATATGTGGACATTTAGATATGATGGAGGCCCTAATAATTTTGAACACCGGCATATTCCAAGAATAAGTGTATACCATAACCTGGATTTTCATAGGATGAGAATAGAAAAGCAAAAAGAAAAAATAAGGGTTTTAGAAAATGAATTTTAA
- a CDS encoding DUF4168 domain-containing protein yields the protein MIKSKKIAGLLFAFTLGTASVFAQTQQLPQQQQQAVEVDVSDEELSKFAEAYQEIRMVNQKAQQEMAQKVEESGFDIQRFNEIHQASLDPNADVEVTEEEKTKHEEVVAEIEGMQGEFQEEMEEAISKNDLDVERYEKIAMALQTDTELQQRLQQLMQG from the coding sequence ATGATTAAATCAAAAAAGATTGCAGGCCTATTATTTGCTTTCACATTAGGAACAGCAAGTGTATTTGCCCAGACCCAACAACTACCTCAACAACAGCAACAAGCTGTAGAAGTAGATGTTAGTGATGAAGAGCTTTCTAAATTTGCTGAAGCTTACCAGGAAATAAGAATGGTAAACCAAAAAGCACAGCAAGAAATGGCGCAGAAAGTTGAAGAGAGCGGATTTGACATTCAACGTTTTAATGAAATTCACCAGGCTTCTTTAGATCCAAATGCTGATGTTGAAGTAACTGAAGAAGAAAAAACCAAGCACGAGGAAGTTGTTGCAGAAATTGAAGGTATGCAAGGTGAATTCCAGGAAGAAATGGAAGAAGCAATTAGTAAAAATGATCTTGATGTAGAGCGTTACGAAAAAATCGCAATGGCACTTCAAACCGATACTGAATTGCAACAAAGACTACAACAGTTAATGCAAGGATAA
- a CDS encoding HAD family hydrolase yields MIKLIVTDMDGTLLNDQHEIHPDFWEIEELLNEKGIMFSVASGRQFYNLESKFDRIKDRMLFFAENGTHVVHKGKDLYVNPLDKEAALDFVRKGRELSDTHLVLCGKNSAYIESKDDGFFNEINKFYKRIEKVEDLTKVDDTILKVTFCNFNGVEEHTYPHFEKYTNDYKVAIAANVFIDITSITANKGNAISGIQKELNISPEETLVFGDYLNDLEMMQNAKYSYAMKNAHPEIINASKYVTNFSNNDNGVLKTIEELGLLKDEYAIKS; encoded by the coding sequence ATGATAAAATTGATTGTTACCGATATGGATGGGACGTTGTTGAACGATCAACACGAGATTCACCCCGATTTCTGGGAAATAGAAGAATTACTTAATGAAAAAGGAATTATGTTCTCAGTTGCCAGTGGGCGTCAATTTTATAATTTGGAGAGCAAATTTGATAGAATTAAAGATCGCATGTTGTTTTTTGCTGAAAACGGCACCCACGTGGTTCACAAGGGTAAAGATCTTTATGTAAATCCCTTAGATAAAGAGGCCGCCCTGGATTTTGTTAGAAAAGGAAGAGAACTTTCTGATACTCATTTAGTACTCTGTGGAAAAAATTCGGCTTATATTGAAAGCAAAGATGATGGCTTTTTTAACGAGATCAATAAATTCTACAAAAGAATAGAAAAAGTTGAAGATCTTACCAAAGTAGATGACACTATTTTAAAGGTTACTTTTTGTAATTTTAATGGCGTTGAAGAACATACCTACCCGCATTTCGAAAAATATACTAATGATTATAAAGTTGCGATCGCAGCCAATGTCTTTATAGATATCACTTCTATTACCGCGAATAAAGGAAATGCAATAAGCGGTATTCAAAAAGAGCTGAATATCTCCCCGGAAGAAACACTTGTTTTTGGCGATTATCTAAATGATCTTGAGATGATGCAAAATGCTAAATATAGCTATGCAATGAAAAATGCCCATCCTGAAATTATTAATGCCAGTAAATATGTAACTAATTTCAGTAATAATGATAATGGCGTTTTAAAAACCATCGAGGAACTCGGTCTACTTAAAGATGAATATGCTATAAAAAGCTAA
- a CDS encoding TonB-dependent receptor, producing MKLKNSLVVLFLFSLQIALAQNSGIIKGSVVNSAGSSLSNVNIEVEGLGMGDETNNRGEFTLKNIPTGNYTLQISYVGYETQNLKVNVQAGETTDVSSIILVGKQEELGAVIVRGNGNGNKFTRNASVSVAKMPLKKIENPQVYDNITSELLKEQVVTNFDDAVKNASGLTKLWESTGRGNDGAGYFSLRGFAVQPTLVNGLPALTNGSPDPANMENIEVIKGPSGTLYGSSLVSYGGLINITTKKPFSYFGGNVSYTMGSFGLNRITADVNTPLDETGDVALRINTAYHTENSFQDAGFRKSLFVAPSLSYKVNDKLSFFVNTEFYDSESTNPLMLFVDRGAPLRATNIEELGYNNENSYTSNDLTVENPTFSLQAQMNYELSDSWTSQTAVSTGSAKALGNYSYLYETTQFNQGREEVPGEVTNLNEGVVFTRYISNQNSTTITNDIQQNFIGDFEIAGMRNRTVVGLDYFNRKVIDNNSGYVGNGEVYIGNASLQNVNESVYDIYESANYITSYDSGILSKEGVAGLLENVNRNNNIAEEDIYSAYVSNVLNFTPQLALMTSLRLDQFETETNSQTALSPKFGLVYQPVLDKVALFANYMDGFSNVGPRQVDNLETGETRTLVFDPERAKQFEVGSKFNLLNNHLSATVSYYDIQVSNMVMQDAENPFNLVQDGEQYSRGFEASITASPFQGLNLIAGFSHNNSELTESDQADFLGRRPESAGPETLANFWASYRFAQGNLEGFGLGFGGNYASENMIFNRQTAGVFTLPSYTILNASLFYNVDKFGINLKLNNLTNEEYYTGWSTINPQRPRNFAASLTYNF from the coding sequence ATGAAATTGAAAAATAGCCTGGTAGTGTTATTTCTTTTCAGCTTGCAAATTGCCTTAGCTCAGAATTCTGGTATAATTAAAGGCAGTGTAGTTAATAGCGCAGGAAGTTCGCTTTCTAACGTAAATATTGAAGTTGAAGGCCTGGGAATGGGCGACGAAACCAATAATCGCGGTGAATTCACCTTAAAGAATATTCCAACGGGAAATTATACCCTTCAAATTTCTTACGTGGGTTACGAAACTCAAAATCTAAAAGTAAATGTACAAGCCGGTGAAACTACCGATGTGTCTTCTATAATCCTTGTAGGAAAGCAAGAAGAATTGGGGGCTGTAATTGTTAGAGGGAATGGAAATGGAAATAAATTTACCCGAAATGCCAGTGTTAGTGTAGCTAAAATGCCACTTAAAAAAATTGAAAACCCACAGGTTTACGATAATATAACCTCTGAACTTCTAAAAGAACAGGTAGTGACCAATTTTGATGATGCTGTTAAGAATGCTTCCGGACTTACCAAACTTTGGGAATCTACCGGCCGTGGAAATGATGGTGCTGGTTATTTTTCACTCCGTGGCTTTGCCGTGCAACCAACCCTGGTGAATGGCTTGCCGGCCCTTACCAACGGTAGTCCAGATCCTGCAAATATGGAAAATATTGAAGTTATAAAAGGCCCATCGGGAACCCTATATGGTAGCAGCCTGGTTTCTTATGGAGGCTTGATCAATATCACCACCAAAAAACCTTTTAGTTATTTTGGAGGAAATGTTTCTTACACAATGGGTAGTTTCGGTTTAAACCGGATAACTGCCGACGTAAATACACCACTTGATGAAACAGGGGATGTGGCGCTAAGAATAAATACGGCATACCATACTGAAAATAGTTTTCAGGATGCAGGATTTAGAAAATCGTTGTTTGTAGCACCATCTTTAAGCTATAAAGTAAACGATAAGCTTTCATTTTTTGTGAATACTGAATTTTATGATTCTGAAAGTACAAATCCATTAATGCTATTTGTGGATAGAGGAGCACCGCTTAGAGCTACCAATATAGAAGAATTAGGTTATAACAATGAGAATTCTTATACCAGTAATGATCTTACCGTAGAAAATCCAACCTTTAGTCTACAGGCGCAAATGAATTATGAACTTTCAGATAGCTGGACTTCACAAACCGCGGTTTCAACAGGATCAGCTAAAGCATTGGGGAATTATTCATATTTATATGAAACTACTCAGTTTAATCAGGGTAGAGAAGAAGTGCCGGGCGAGGTAACGAACTTAAACGAAGGAGTGGTATTTACCCGTTACATTAGCAATCAAAATTCTACAACCATAACTAATGATATTCAGCAGAATTTTATCGGAGATTTTGAAATCGCAGGAATGCGTAATCGTACCGTGGTCGGTTTAGATTATTTCAATAGAAAAGTAATTGATAACAATAGCGGATATGTTGGAAATGGCGAGGTATATATTGGTAATGCCAGCCTTCAGAATGTAAACGAAAGTGTTTATGATATCTATGAGTCTGCAAATTATATCACGAGCTACGATAGCGGAATTTTAAGTAAAGAAGGGGTTGCCGGTTTATTAGAAAATGTAAATAGAAATAATAATATCGCTGAAGAAGATATCTACAGCGCCTATGTTTCTAACGTACTTAATTTCACGCCACAGCTTGCTTTAATGACGAGCTTAAGATTAGACCAGTTTGAAACCGAAACCAATAGCCAAACAGCACTTTCTCCAAAATTTGGACTGGTTTATCAGCCGGTTTTAGATAAAGTGGCACTTTTCGCAAATTATATGGATGGTTTTAGTAATGTAGGACCAAGACAGGTAGATAATCTTGAGACAGGTGAAACAAGAACCCTGGTTTTTGATCCTGAGAGAGCAAAACAATTTGAAGTTGGGTCTAAGTTTAATTTGTTGAATAATCACTTATCAGCTACTGTAAGTTATTACGATATCCAGGTTTCTAATATGGTAATGCAGGATGCTGAAAATCCATTTAACCTGGTTCAGGATGGCGAGCAGTACAGCCGTGGATTTGAAGCCAGTATTACCGCTAGCCCTTTTCAAGGTTTAAATTTAATTGCAGGATTTAGTCACAATAATAGCGAATTAACCGAATCTGATCAAGCTGATTTCCTTGGAAGAAGACCGGAATCGGCAGGGCCTGAAACTTTAGCCAATTTCTGGGCAAGTTATCGTTTTGCGCAAGGAAATCTAGAAGGTTTTGGACTTGGTTTCGGTGGAAATTATGCCAGTGAGAATATGATCTTTAACCGTCAAACTGCTGGAGTTTTCACCCTTCCTTCCTACACGATTTTAAACGCTTCATTATTCTATAATGTAGATAAATTTGGAATTAACCTGAAGTTGAACAATCTTACTAACGAAGAGTACTATACCGGTTGGTCTACGATAAACCCACAAAGGCCAAGAAACTTTGCTGCGAGTTTAACTTATAATTTCTAA
- a CDS encoding TIGR00341 family protein: MLYILHHPDDKEKVESDIFPLLENTEKQTINYPETDYEAGEDDIIVTYLSDEFLREFLTKAAQKGIKVGILPHPKNTYTTKGLGISNDHETALKEILENEEVHKLDMLYCNDIPVFQSVNIGNVFIFTEDHKNNNFFHEVLSFFKNIRHLSSLSHNSYEISSEDEKIIHTSALGIIVVEHALSSVVARRLVSESSLNDGMFTSLIISPTNLLQLIWFLLRSLLPGGKQLNKAPSFIGRIKIADLKIKNSSAIEFTVDGEKEQAEQVSLRVEAESLILAQASKYCTEKDSANLKKSNKTDTLPTGEKREELTKRTIPIFPRATTEEFQELFKLLRENSKSSSMYVVMMILSTLIATFGLFANSSPVIIGAMILAPIISPIVSFAMGMVRYDTNMLKRGIITILIGTGVSLLFSAGVSLIIPIKLVTSEIDARLSPTLLDMGIAVASGVAAAYAHAKEGIAKSLAGVAIAVALVPPLAVSGIGIGWWDWDVFSGAFLLYLTNLAGIIMFAGITFLILGFAPFKRAKLGLIYTLILIGIVMVPLSLSFNRIKKEASITRDLEGSTINNTVVRDVKVRFGDPLRVSLTLVGQENLEGDEIREIKKELEKEIGEEINLEVISARGF; encoded by the coding sequence ATGCTGTATATTTTACATCATCCAGATGACAAGGAAAAAGTGGAAAGTGATATCTTCCCTTTATTAGAAAATACCGAAAAACAAACCATAAATTATCCAGAAACAGATTATGAAGCGGGAGAAGATGATATTATTGTTACTTATTTAAGCGACGAATTTTTAAGAGAATTCCTAACAAAAGCAGCTCAAAAGGGGATAAAGGTGGGTATTTTACCACACCCTAAAAACACCTACACCACAAAGGGACTGGGTATATCTAATGATCACGAAACAGCTTTAAAAGAAATTCTGGAAAATGAAGAAGTGCATAAATTAGATATGCTCTATTGTAATGATATTCCTGTATTTCAATCGGTAAATATTGGAAATGTTTTCATTTTTACTGAAGATCATAAAAACAACAATTTTTTTCACGAGGTTTTATCCTTTTTTAAAAACATAAGGCATTTATCTTCGCTTTCTCATAATTCTTATGAGATAAGTTCAGAAGATGAGAAGATTATACATACTTCGGCTTTAGGAATAATTGTGGTAGAACACGCTTTAAGCTCGGTTGTGGCAAGAAGGTTGGTATCTGAGAGTTCTTTAAACGATGGGATGTTTACATCACTAATAATTTCACCAACTAATTTATTACAATTAATATGGTTTCTATTGCGTAGTTTACTTCCCGGGGGGAAACAACTAAATAAAGCCCCATCTTTTATAGGAAGAATAAAAATTGCAGACCTAAAGATCAAAAATTCATCTGCAATAGAATTTACTGTAGATGGAGAAAAAGAACAGGCCGAGCAAGTGTCGTTGCGTGTAGAAGCTGAATCACTAATCCTGGCCCAGGCCAGTAAATATTGCACAGAGAAAGATTCAGCAAATCTTAAAAAAAGCAATAAAACCGATACTCTACCTACCGGTGAAAAGAGGGAAGAATTAACCAAACGTACCATTCCTATTTTTCCAAGAGCAACTACCGAGGAATTTCAGGAATTATTTAAGTTACTACGCGAAAATTCAAAATCCAGTTCCATGTATGTAGTGATGATGATCCTTTCAACACTTATCGCAACTTTTGGACTTTTCGCTAATTCGTCTCCGGTAATTATTGGAGCGATGATCCTTGCCCCTATTATATCTCCAATCGTCTCCTTCGCCATGGGTATGGTTCGTTACGATACTAATATGCTAAAACGGGGAATTATCACAATTTTAATAGGAACAGGAGTTTCGTTATTATTCTCTGCGGGAGTGAGCCTTATTATCCCAATAAAACTAGTTACTTCTGAAATTGACGCTCGTTTATCCCCTACCCTTTTAGATATGGGAATCGCCGTGGCTTCCGGGGTAGCAGCAGCTTACGCCCACGCAAAAGAAGGAATCGCAAAAAGTCTTGCAGGAGTTGCAATTGCAGTTGCCCTGGTGCCGCCTTTGGCTGTTTCCGGAATTGGTATTGGCTGGTGGGACTGGGATGTATTTTCAGGTGCCTTCCTACTTTATTTAACCAACCTTGCAGGGATTATCATGTTTGCCGGAATCACCTTTCTAATTTTGGGGTTTGCTCCTTTTAAACGAGCAAAATTAGGTTTGATTTATACCTTAATTTTAATTGGAATAGTCATGGTACCCCTATCGCTATCCTTTAACCGTATTAAAAAGGAAGCCAGCATTACAAGAGATTTAGAAGGTTCTACTATAAACAATACTGTGGTTCGTGATGTTAAAGTACGCTTTGGAGATCCGCTAAGAGTTTCACTCACCCTGGTGGGACAGGAAAATCTTGAAGGCGATGAAATTAGGGAAATCAAAAAAGAACTGGAAAAAGAGATTGGAGAAGAGATAAATTTGGAGGTAATATCTGCCCGGGGATTCTAG
- a CDS encoding VOC family protein, with protein sequence MKEISKKQNVFILFAATSKNGHFNFRKDHDTIRVKDLETSMNFYKNILGLEQIPNGGLGDHIVWFQLKNKVQLHLVESDTKIEKNKGFHSAFNTGNLSEFMDFLREKNIPFENGRGEKNMVTNRPDGIRQIYFQDPDGYWIEVNDNILE encoded by the coding sequence ATGAAAGAAATTAGTAAAAAGCAGAATGTATTTATATTATTTGCAGCCACTTCTAAAAATGGGCACTTTAATTTTAGAAAAGATCACGATACGATTAGAGTAAAAGATTTAGAAACTTCAATGAATTTCTATAAGAATATTCTCGGTTTGGAGCAAATACCCAACGGCGGACTTGGGGACCACATTGTATGGTTTCAGTTAAAAAATAAAGTGCAGCTGCATTTAGTGGAAAGTGATACGAAAATAGAAAAGAATAAAGGCTTTCATTCTGCATTTAATACCGGGAATTTATCAGAATTCATGGATTTTCTGAGAGAAAAAAACATTCCTTTTGAAAATGGAAGGGGCGAAAAAAATATGGTAACCAATCGCCCAGATGGGATCAGGCAAATTTACTTCCAGGACCCCGATGGTTATTGGATTGAGGTGAATGATAATATTCTAGAGTAA